A region from the Arthrobacter roseus genome encodes:
- a CDS encoding bifunctional PIG-L family deacetylase/class I SAM-dependent methyltransferase → MVTFTHDQETTAEADWLKSPRISGMLALDIDWTSVEKLIVVAAHPDDETLGAAGLLQRATSHNVAIDVIVATLGENSHPFSPTHTPKQLAVRRAVEFEDAVTVLAPLAHHRVLDLPDGQLAEHFSQLEHELTAAAGVGGTSTVIVAPWSADGHTDHDAVGAAAAKAAAATGSVLLEYPIWWWHWGSPTDDRMAWPALRKLELRENEQTLKAVAISKHTTQMSPLSDAVGDETLLSSALISHFERSFETFIDMAGYFTQAGTDTPDWICTQFDAVHLDGAEPWDPESWYERRKRALLLGALPRDRYRAALELGCSTGALTAELAPRCEQISGVDASAEAVATATKRLADVSNAGVSLSTLGRDWPQGRFDLYVLSETGYYLTAAGLEEVVARMVTSALPDAFLVACHWRHPIDGWPLGGDDVHRLLRANERLTLRGAYAEEDFLLEVFQVQESL, encoded by the coding sequence ATGGTAACTTTCACTCACGATCAGGAAACAACGGCCGAAGCGGATTGGCTGAAGAGTCCTCGCATATCCGGCATGCTCGCTCTGGATATCGATTGGACCTCTGTGGAAAAGCTTATAGTGGTCGCCGCGCATCCAGACGATGAGACACTCGGTGCCGCGGGGCTCCTGCAACGGGCCACCAGCCACAATGTGGCCATTGACGTGATCGTGGCTACTTTGGGAGAGAACTCGCACCCCTTTTCTCCCACCCATACTCCGAAGCAGCTTGCTGTACGACGCGCCGTCGAGTTTGAGGACGCGGTGACCGTGCTCGCTCCGCTGGCACACCACAGGGTGCTTGACCTACCCGACGGTCAGCTCGCCGAACACTTCAGCCAACTCGAGCATGAGCTCACAGCTGCCGCTGGGGTGGGTGGCACGTCCACTGTCATCGTGGCGCCCTGGTCCGCGGATGGCCACACCGACCACGACGCCGTCGGTGCTGCGGCAGCCAAAGCGGCAGCAGCGACAGGCAGCGTACTGTTGGAATATCCCATCTGGTGGTGGCATTGGGGCTCCCCCACAGACGATCGCATGGCTTGGCCAGCGCTGCGGAAGTTAGAACTGAGGGAAAACGAGCAAACTCTAAAGGCCGTGGCGATCTCCAAACACACTACTCAGATGAGCCCGCTTTCTGACGCCGTCGGGGACGAAACCCTCTTGTCCTCTGCATTGATATCGCATTTTGAGCGCAGCTTTGAAACGTTCATCGACATGGCCGGGTACTTCACGCAGGCCGGGACTGATACCCCCGACTGGATCTGCACCCAGTTCGACGCCGTTCACCTCGACGGTGCCGAACCGTGGGATCCCGAGTCCTGGTATGAGCGGCGCAAGCGTGCGTTATTGCTGGGCGCACTACCCCGTGACCGATATCGCGCAGCCTTGGAACTTGGCTGCTCTACTGGCGCACTGACAGCCGAGCTAGCCCCCCGGTGCGAACAGATCTCCGGAGTCGATGCGAGTGCCGAAGCTGTCGCCACGGCCACCAAACGGCTAGCCGACGTCTCCAATGCTGGCGTATCTCTCTCCACGCTGGGGAGAGACTGGCCGCAGGGACGCTTTGACTTATATGTGCTCTCCGAAACTGGGTACTACCTCACGGCTGCAGGGCTGGAGGAGGTAGTGGCACGAATGGTTACCTCAGCATTGCCGGACGCATTTCTGGTGGCCTGTCACTGGCGACATCCCATTGACGGGTGGCCACTGGGAGGCGACGACGTCCACCGGCTGCTCCGTGCAAACGAACGGCTGACGTTGCGGGGAGCCTACGCTGAAGAGGACTTTCTGCTCGAGGTATTCCAGGTGCAGGAGAGCCTGTGA